A single window of Danio rerio strain Tuebingen ecotype United States chromosome 15, GRCz12tu, whole genome shotgun sequence DNA harbors:
- the apoa1b gene encoding apolipoprotein A-Ib precursor (The RefSeq protein has 2 substitutions compared to this genomic sequence), translating to MMRFVALALTVFLAGCQARFLQDEPPSQLEHVKSALQVYADHLKQAAHKSLTHLDDTEFKDYKVFLGQSIDNLHSHFQNFFQVITPLGSQVMDATNPIREKLNKDMEDLRKDIEPKREELRAVLEKHFNEYRDELKPFMDDYLVKQRQHMEEVRAKLEPVVLSLKEKIPPNWEETKSKLMPILEAIRGKVAENVQELRTMLEPYVQEYKDQMEKGALEFREKVKSGELRKELTELGEQVKPHFEGIFKALQKFASKE from the exons ATGATGAGGTTCGTAGCCCTCGCCCTCACCGTATTCCTGGCAG GTTGCCAGGCCCGGTTCCTGCAGGACGAGCCCCCATCGCAGCTGGAGCATGTGAAGTCTGCACTGCAGGTTTATGCAGATCATCTGAAGCAGGCCGCACACAAGTCCCTCACTCACCTCGACGACACCGAGTTCAAAGACTACAA AGTCTTCCTGGGCCAGTCCATCGACAACCTCCATTCCCACTTCCAGAACTTCTTCCAGGTCATCACGCCTCTGGGCTCTCAGGTGATGGATGCCACCAACCCCATCCGCGAGAAGCTGAACAAGGACATAGAGGACCTGCGCAAGGACATCGAGCCCAAGCGCGAGGAGCTCAGAGCCGTGCTGGAGAAACACTTCAATGAGTACAGGGACGAGCTGAAGCCCTTCATGGACGACTACCTGGTCAAGCAGCGTCAGCACATGGAGGAGGTCAGGGCCAAGCTGGAGCCTGTGGTCCTCAGCCTGAAGGAGAAGATCGGACCCAACTGGGAGGAGACCAAGTCCAAGCTGATGCCCATCCTGGAGGCCATCCGAGGCAAGGTGGCGGAGAACGTGCAGGAGCTGAGGACCATGCTGGAGCCCTACGTCCAGGAGTACAAGGACCAGATGGAGAAGGGAGCCTTGGAGTTCAGAGAGAAGGTGAAGTCTGGAGAACTGAGGAAAGAGCTGACCGAGCTGGGAGAGCAGGTGAAGCCACACTTCGAGGGCATCTTCAAGGCCCTCCAGAAGTTCGCCAGCAAGGAGTAA